The Ascidiaceihabitans donghaensis genome includes the window GATCTTGGCAGAAGGGTTTTCTGCCGCGGGTGTTCCTGTCTTTTTGTCCGACATCAAAGGCGATTTATCCGGTTTGGCCAAATCCGGCACCCCCGAACACAAACTGCATGGCCCGTTTATGGAACGTGCTGGCGTCATCGGTTTCGACGATTTCACCTATGATGCGTTCCCCGTCACCTTTTGGGACCTTTTTGGCGATCAGGGACATCCTGTGCGCACCACTGTCTCCGAAATGGGCCCCTTGTTGCTGTCGCGCTTGTTGGAATTGACCGAGGCGCAAGAAGGCATCCTCAACATCGCGTTTCGCCTGGCCGACGAAGAAGGCTTGCCTTTGTTGGATTTGAAAGACCTGCAATCGCTTTTGGTTTGGATCGGTCAAAACGCCAAAGACCTGTCGTTGCGATATGGCAATGTATCTGCGGCCTCTATCGGGGCCATTCAGCGCCGCTTGTTGGTGCTGGAAAATCAGGGCGGCACCAAGTTGTTCGGTGAGCCCGCGCTAGAACTGTCCGACCTGATGCGCACCGATGCGTCGGGACGTGGCATGATCAATATTCTGGCCTCTGACAAACTGATGTCGGCACCCGGCCTATACGCCACATTCTTGTTGTGGCTGCTTTCAGAATTGTTCGAAGAACTGCCCGAAGTTGGTGATCCAGAAAAACCCAAGCTGGTGTTTTTCTTTGACGAAGCCCATCTGCTGTTTGATGACGCGCCCAAAGCTTTGGTCGATAAAGTTGAACAAGTGGCGCGTTTGATACGCTCTAAAGGTGTTGGAGTATATTTCATTACTCAAAACCCGGCTGACGTGCCCGAAGATATTCTGGGGCAATTGGGCAATCGCATCCAACACGCCTTGCGCGCCTTCACAGCCAAAGACCGCAAAGAATTGCGTTTGGCTGCCGAAACCTACCGCGAAAACCCGCGTTTCGATACCGAAGAAGCCATTCGTGAAGTCGGTGTTGGCGAAGCCGTCACATCCATGTTGCAGAAAAAAGGGGTGCCCGGCATTGTCGAGCGCACATTGATCCGGCCTCCATCTTCGCAATTGGGGCCAATCACCGAAGCCGAACGCGCAAATGTCATGGCTGCGTCCGAGATGTCCGGCAAATATGACACCACATTGGACAGGACCTCTGCGTTTGAAATCCTAGCAAAACGTGCCGCCAAAGCCGCTGCTGAAGCCGAAAAGGCCGAAGAAGAAGCAGAGCAGGAAACCCGCCCCGCGTTGCGCGAATTTAATGCGGGCCGGCGCTATCAAGGGGCGCGTGTCAGCCGATCAACGTCCAAGCCTGCGCGTCGCACCAAAAGCTTTGGGCAAGCGATGACGCAAATGGTCGTCAAAGAGCTGACAGGCACCACAGGACGGCGCATGGTGCGTGGCATCTTGGGTGGGTTGTTCAAAGGGCGCTGAAAGCGCTGTTTTCTTACAAAGAAAACAGACCGGAAACTTTGAAAGTTTCCGGCCCGCGTCTCATTTCTCGGGGATAAGTCCACGTGGACTGAA containing:
- a CDS encoding helicase HerA-like domain-containing protein; translated protein: MTTELFIGGGGQDYGDKQGLSLGYANRHGLIAGATGTGKTVTLQILAEGFSAAGVPVFLSDIKGDLSGLAKSGTPEHKLHGPFMERAGVIGFDDFTYDAFPVTFWDLFGDQGHPVRTTVSEMGPLLLSRLLELTEAQEGILNIAFRLADEEGLPLLDLKDLQSLLVWIGQNAKDLSLRYGNVSAASIGAIQRRLLVLENQGGTKLFGEPALELSDLMRTDASGRGMINILASDKLMSAPGLYATFLLWLLSELFEELPEVGDPEKPKLVFFFDEAHLLFDDAPKALVDKVEQVARLIRSKGVGVYFITQNPADVPEDILGQLGNRIQHALRAFTAKDRKELRLAAETYRENPRFDTEEAIREVGVGEAVTSMLQKKGVPGIVERTLIRPPSSQLGPITEAERANVMAASEMSGKYDTTLDRTSAFEILAKRAAKAAAEAEKAEEEAEQETRPALREFNAGRRYQGARVSRSTSKPARRTKSFGQAMTQMVVKELTGTTGRRMVRGILGGLFKGR